The following coding sequences lie in one Pungitius pungitius chromosome 18, fPunPun2.1, whole genome shotgun sequence genomic window:
- the LOC119226321 gene encoding zonadhesin-like, whose product MATLFPPLQPGGIDYRLPTCGQTQCSGRGTCVPSMGGGAHLVCDCELGYQGEFCEDTFNGSLSLPLTLSVLAVIIGLLIVAFILAKLRRKHKKRNRKHPEAKHGNGIVV is encoded by the exons ATGGCCAcccttttccctcctctccagcCGGGAGGCATCGACTACAGACTGCCCACCTGTGGACAGACGCAGTGCAGCGGCCGCGGTACCTGCGTGCCTTCTATGGGTGGTGGTGCCCATCTGGTGTGCGACTGTGAGCTGGGCTACCAGGGCGAATTCTGCGAGGACACGTTCAACGGGTCCCTGAGTTTACCGCTGACCCTCAGTGTGCTGGCTGTCATCATCGGGCTACTGATTGTGGCTTTCATCTTGGCTAAGCTCAGGCGGAAGCATAAGAAGAGGAACAG GAAACATCCGGAAGCAAAACATGGCAACGGCATTGTTGTGTGA
- the cldn23.1 gene encoding claudin 23a — MPSRSRQEWIRLSMRTPGILIFGMVLAPCGLILNLTSTVAQNWRMTSTELTGRPSNEFIQQGIWQVCTGSNQDSRIDCNLQDATYFAQQIIPVAQGLMVASLIVTLIGLAVAIPGVRCWKDRPNWLVAGLGGVLIFLSGVMTIIPIAWYTHIFRTIPSDTVGSQPVQVGYCIILGYIGGIFEILGGLVMFIGICRCCGGKNRGETRVEEVAGTRFRNQHRRPERRVEVPSLNRARSSASSSIPYSKDSMDDDDVSFPRAKSPPVRSVNTSNGGRPYDVDL, encoded by the coding sequence atGCCAAGTCGATCCAGGCAGGAGTGGATCCGGTTATCCATGCGCACTCCGGGCATCTTGATCTTCGGGATGGTTTTGGCTCCCTGCGGCCTGATCCTGAACCTGACATCGACCGTGGCCCAAAACTGGAGGATGACCTCGACAGAACTTACGGGTCGCCCGTCTAATGAGTTCATTCAGCAAGGCATCTGGCAGGTCTGCACTGGCAGCAACCAAGACTCGAGAATCGATTGCAACCTGCAGGACGCCACGTATTTTGCCCAACAGATCATCCCGGTGGCCCAGGGTTTGATGGTGGCCTCCCTCATCGTGACTCTGATCGGGCTGGCCGTGGCTATCCCGGGGGTCCGCTGCTGGAAAGACAGGCCCAACTGGCTCGTGGCCGGCCTGGGCGGAGTGTTGATCTTCCTCTCGGGGGTCATGACCATCATACCCATCGCCTGGTACACCCACATATTTAGGACCATCCCATCAGATACCGTAGGCTCACAGCCTGTGCAGGTCGGATACTGCATCATCCTGGGCTACATCGGCGGGATCTTTGAAATCCTGGGCGGCCTCGTCATGTTCATCGGGATCTGCCGGTGCTGCGGGGGAAAGAACCGAGGGGAGACGCGCGTCGAGGAGGTCGCGGGGACCCGGTTCAGAAATCAACACAGGCGGCCGGAGAGACGAGTCGAAGTGCCGAGCCTGAACCGGGCCAGGAGCAgcgccagcagcagcatcccGTACTCGAAGGACTccatggatgatgatgatgtgtccTTCCCCCGGGCCAAGAGCCCACCGGTCCGGTCAGTCAACACCTCGAACGGCGGCAGACCCTACGACGTTGACCTGTGA